A genome region from Planctomycetaceae bacterium includes the following:
- a CDS encoding alpha-L-fucosidase, with product MKWWREARFGMFIHYNMFSQWMDPQYKWLEEHPEANTPEDHDRLRVEKLRPDKDAVRNWIKTAHAGGMKYAVLTTKHNCGFPLWNSKVNPFCAVNYGPKRDLVAEFVKACREFGLKVGFYYALNDRHTGIKEQARTDEKYRQEILKYTKGLLRELMTQYGEVSILWYDEPSPMGYGGEWDSAEINAMVRKHQPGIIINDRSLTYQDFTCSEGHITSTAYPDQDWECCMTFNGTWAWHPTPKSKYYTPRGILDLLATVCNMGGNVLLNSGPEPYSGQIRDIEVERLATVGKWLKVNGEAVYGTNERAEALGQLTVPTGAKWTKHGTTGYLWLFKWPGKSTITIDKVHTKLLKCSLLTTKKPLKFTQEGEKIVISGLPKGCPDKICQCAVIKMEFAAYPR from the coding sequence ATGAAATGGTGGCGCGAGGCGCGTTTCGGCATGTTCATCCACTACAACATGTTTTCGCAGTGGATGGACCCGCAGTACAAGTGGCTCGAAGAGCACCCCGAGGCCAACACGCCCGAGGACCACGACCGCCTGCGCGTCGAAAAGCTCAGGCCCGACAAAGACGCCGTGCGCAACTGGATCAAGACCGCCCACGCCGGCGGGATGAAGTACGCCGTCCTGACGACCAAGCACAACTGCGGATTCCCGCTGTGGAACTCGAAGGTCAACCCGTTCTGCGCCGTCAACTACGGACCCAAGCGCGACCTGGTGGCCGAGTTCGTCAAGGCCTGCCGCGAGTTCGGGCTCAAGGTCGGCTTCTACTACGCCCTCAACGACCGCCACACCGGCATCAAGGAACAGGCCCGCACCGACGAGAAATACCGCCAGGAGATCCTCAAGTACACCAAGGGCCTCCTGCGCGAGCTGATGACGCAGTACGGCGAAGTCAGCATCCTCTGGTACGATGAGCCCTCGCCGATGGGCTACGGCGGCGAGTGGGATTCGGCCGAGATCAACGCCATGGTCCGCAAGCATCAGCCGGGCATCATCATCAACGACCGCTCGCTGACGTACCAGGACTTCACCTGCTCCGAAGGCCACATCACCTCGACGGCGTATCCGGACCAGGACTGGGAATGCTGCATGACGTTCAACGGCACGTGGGCCTGGCACCCGACGCCCAAGAGCAAGTATTACACGCCGCGCGGGATCCTGGACCTGCTGGCCACCGTCTGCAACATGGGCGGCAACGTCCTGCTCAACAGCGGACCGGAACCCTATAGCGGCCAGATCCGCGACATCGAGGTCGAGCGCCTGGCCACCGTCGGCAAGTGGCTCAAGGTCAACGGCGAAGCCGTCTACGGCACCAACGAACGCGCCGAGGCCCTGGGGCAGTTGACGGTCCCCACCGGCGCCAAGTGGACCAAGCACGGCACGACCGGATACCTGTGGCTGTTCAAGTGGCCCGGTAAGAGCACCATCACCATCGACAAGGTGCATACCAAGCTGCTCAAGTGCTCGCTGCTGACGACCAAAAAGCCCCTGAAGTTCACGCAGGAAGGCGAGAAGATCGTCATCAGCGGCTTGCCCAAGGGCTGCCCCGATAAGATCTGCCAGTGCGCCGTGATCAAGATGGAGTTTGCAGCGTATCCGAGGTAG